One Polynucleobacter sp. SHI8 genomic window, CTGGTCAAGCACAGCAGCGTTCCTCTAATGATCAGTTACAGGCTTGGTTACCTCAAGGCTCTGAAGGTAAGGGCTCAAATAATTGGGTCATCCAGGGTTCGCGTACTGAAAGTAAAAAACCCCTCTTAGCGAATGACCCTCACCTTGGGCTGTCAAGCCCTTCTACGTGGTATTTTGCTCATCTTCAAGCGAAAGATCTCAATGTCATCGGCGGCACGATTCCTGGTCTTCCTGGTGTTGTTCTTGGATATACACCTAATATCGCGTGGGGCTTTACTAATACGGCTCCCGATGTTCAGGATCTTTATATCGAAGCAATTAATCCCAACAATACGGTTCAATATAAAACTCCTACAGGATTTGAGTCCTTTAAAGTTAGACGAGAAAGTATTCTTGTCAAAGATAAAGAACCAATTAATTTTGTAGTTCGTGAAACACGTCATGGTCCGGTGATTTCTGATGCATACCCCCAAGTAGCGAAAGTAATAGATACGAATCGTTTTGTTTTAGCATTACGCTGGACAGCTCTAGATCCACAAAATCAATCCATTCGCGCTTTAATCGATATCAATAAAGCTACTTCCTTAGAGGAGTTAAGAGGCAGTCTAGAAAATTATTATGCCCCGATGCAAAATGTGGTGATGGCGGATACCGATGGAAAAATTGCTTTTGTAGCTGCTGGTGTTGCTCCCAAGCGCATGAAGGAACAAGGGATGGTGGGTGTTGCTCCCGTTTTCGGTTGGGATCCAAGCAACGACTGGAAAGAATATCTCAAGACTCAAGAACTGCCCCACAACTACGCCCCAGACAAACCATGGGTTGTGACCGCTAATCAAAAGGTAGAAGATGCCGCGACTCCATTTACTTTAACGGCAGATTGGACCATGCCTTACCGCGCCAATCGGATTGTTGAATTACTAGAAAAAAATAAAGTTCATGATCTGAGTGGGATGCAGACAATTCAAAATGACACGGTCTCGCTCGCCGCGCAACCTCTTCTCAAACTGTTTCATGAAAGTTCTACCTCAAATGATTTAACAGATCCAGTTCGACAGGAGATACAAAACTTTCAAGGTGATATGAGCATGAATAGCTCAGGGGCTCTCATTTTTAATGCCTGGGTGGATCAATTGACGAGAGCTGTTTTTAGTGACCAATTAGGTGATGCGTTTGATCGCTTATACCCAAATAAAGGTCTGCGTGATGGTCTACTCAATGTAATAAAAAATCATCCGGAGGTGTGGTGTCGTCCTCGTAATCTCCCAGATATTAAAAACTGTGCCGAACTCAGTAACCTCGCAATGGATCGTGCGCTTAACTACTTAAATCAACGCTATGGTAAAGATCCTAAAAAATGGCAATGGGGAGAGGCTCATCCTGCAGTGGGGGCTCATAAAC contains:
- a CDS encoding penicillin acylase family protein yields the protein MNFSSPIYFFIRLSKYFFWLVLSIGLLIGSLIAFYSFDVKSLPNGSFKSVYLRDKTSVVFDQSDVAHIQAKYPNDAYFALGYLHARERTWQMEFNRRLASGTLSEILGGKTVGIDRFMKTIGIRRAARTQYENLPSATKLALEAYCNGINAGFADLGWALPVEFFLTGSKPALWTPIDSVSWSLMMALDLGDNWGREFSRLQLAKNMTTAQIWEIIPPYVDESATTKLDFAKMYQDANIFTQSETGQAQQRSSNDQLQAWLPQGSEGKGSNNWVIQGSRTESKKPLLANDPHLGLSSPSTWYFAHLQAKDLNVIGGTIPGLPGVVLGYTPNIAWGFTNTAPDVQDLYIEAINPNNTVQYKTPTGFESFKVRRESILVKDKEPINFVVRETRHGPVISDAYPQVAKVIDTNRFVLALRWTALDPQNQSIRALIDINKATSLEELRGSLENYYAPMQNVVMADTDGKIAFVAAGVAPKRMKEQGMVGVAPVFGWDPSNDWKEYLKTQELPHNYAPDKPWVVTANQKVEDAATPFTLTADWTMPYRANRIVELLEKNKVHDLSGMQTIQNDTVSLAAQPLLKLFHESSTSNDLTDPVRQEIQNFQGDMSMNSSGALIFNAWVDQLTRAVFSDQLGDAFDRLYPNKGLRDGLLNVIKNHPEVWCRPRNLPDIKNCAELSNLAMDRALNYLNQRYGKDPKKWQWGEAHPAVGAHKPLGQISVLSHFFNISIPSVGDGHTINVGAMSYKNLKEPYSSGVAAGMRAVYDLSNLNQSTFIGFGGQSGWVQSPRYKEYSNTWSKGNYLPLMIDPKDFKSYQLQLSPDQSQSK